The following coding sequences lie in one Kribbella sp. NBC_00709 genomic window:
- a CDS encoding GntR family transcriptional regulator — translation MSVPLHFVVKTRLVEVVEGLGEGTALPPERVLAKEFGVSRWTMRQAIRELIADGRLRARQGQGTFVATPKLVQPLALVSYTEALRAQGHTPGREVVAFDEIAADAVLAEQLDIAEGQPVHRLERVLFADGQPIGLETTYLAVDRFPTLRTVLEPTGSLYRCLTDQLGVRFGEGEELVETVIATPREAELLKATQSLPMLLLHRTSRDTDGRPIESVRSLFRGDRVGFRATLRP, via the coding sequence GTGAGCGTTCCGCTGCATTTCGTGGTGAAGACCCGGCTGGTGGAAGTGGTCGAGGGGCTGGGTGAGGGGACGGCGTTGCCGCCGGAGCGGGTGCTGGCGAAGGAGTTCGGGGTATCCCGCTGGACGATGCGGCAGGCGATCCGGGAGCTGATCGCGGACGGGCGGCTGCGGGCGCGGCAGGGGCAGGGCACGTTCGTCGCGACGCCGAAGCTGGTGCAGCCGCTGGCGCTGGTGAGCTACACCGAGGCGCTGCGGGCGCAGGGGCATACGCCCGGGCGTGAGGTTGTTGCGTTCGACGAGATCGCGGCCGATGCGGTGCTCGCGGAGCAGCTCGACATCGCCGAGGGCCAACCGGTGCACCGGTTGGAGCGGGTGCTGTTCGCGGACGGGCAGCCGATCGGGCTCGAGACGACGTACCTGGCGGTTGACCGCTTCCCGACGTTGCGCACCGTGCTGGAGCCGACCGGCTCGCTGTACCGGTGCCTGACCGATCAGCTCGGGGTGCGGTTCGGCGAAGGCGAGGAACTGGTCGAGACCGTGATCGCGACCCCGCGCGAGGCCGAACTGCTGAAGGCCACCCAGTCGCTCCCGATGCTGCTCCTGCACCGCACCAGTCGCGACACCGACGGCCGCCCGATCGAGTCGGTCCGCTCCCTCTTCCGCGGCGACCGCGTCGGTTTCCGCGCCACCCTCCGCCCGTAA
- a CDS encoding DUF5302 domain-containing protein has product MSDKSSEPADDLQKKFREALERKNAGKHSHPGSGVRGQGVGDAHNDKQKRQFRRKSGS; this is encoded by the coding sequence ATGAGCGACAAGTCCAGCGAGCCGGCGGACGATCTGCAGAAGAAGTTTCGGGAAGCGCTCGAGCGGAAGAACGCCGGGAAGCACTCGCATCCGGGATCCGGAGTGCGGGGGCAGGGCGTCGGCGACGCGCACAACGACAAGCAGAAGCGCCAGTTCCGGCGCAAGTCCGGCAGCTGA
- a CDS encoding LysE family translocator: MLVSNEALLGIALVELGLVIVPGPNMIYLVSRSIVQGRRAGLISLAGVGIGFLVYLLAASAGLATLFALVAEIYLTLKLAGAAYLLWLAWNALRPGGASVFATQELEPDRPRKLFGMGLLTCLLNPKIAILYISLLPQFLDPSRGHLGAQSLVLGLTQLTVGVVMNAVFVITAGSVAVFLSRRPTWMRIHRYLTGTALAVFAVRLATDRARPLATH; the protein is encoded by the coding sequence ATGCTGGTGAGCAACGAGGCCTTGCTGGGGATCGCGCTGGTCGAGCTCGGCCTGGTGATCGTGCCGGGACCGAACATGATCTACCTGGTCTCCCGCTCGATCGTCCAGGGCCGCCGCGCCGGCCTGATCTCGCTGGCCGGGGTCGGCATCGGCTTCCTGGTGTACCTGCTCGCGGCGAGCGCCGGCCTCGCGACCCTGTTCGCGCTCGTCGCCGAGATCTACCTGACGCTGAAGCTCGCCGGCGCGGCGTACCTGCTCTGGCTCGCCTGGAACGCCCTGCGCCCCGGCGGCGCCTCGGTCTTCGCCACGCAGGAGCTGGAGCCCGACCGCCCGCGGAAACTGTTCGGCATGGGCCTGCTCACCTGCCTGCTCAACCCGAAGATCGCGATCCTCTACATCTCCCTGCTCCCCCAGTTCCTCGACCCGTCCCGCGGTCATCTGGGTGCGCAGAGCCTGGTCCTCGGCCTCACTCAGCTGACGGTCGGCGTCGTCATGAACGCCGTCTTCGTGATCACCGCGGGCTCGGTCGCCGTGTTCCTGTCGCGCCGCCCCACCTGGATGCGCATCCACCGCTACCTCACCGGCACCGCGCTCGCCGTCTTCGCCGTCCGCCTGGCCACGGATCGCGCCCGTCCACTCGCGACGCACTGA
- a CDS encoding aminoglycoside phosphotransferase family protein, with the protein MHAGQLDVTVELVEGLIQEQFPDWSGLTVRAVPSHGTVNALFRIGADLVARFPILPGDVARVRAELEDEADAARRLLRISPYPTPEPIALGTPGLGYPLPWSIYSWIDGTIAYDADVAGSTAFADDLARFVLALRAEPTEGRVFTGSWRGGVLTSQDGSVADGLERSRGMIDVDGLARLWADLRTTPRTEPDAWTHRDLMPGNLLAEEGRLAGVIDVGTFTVSDPAMDLQPAWNLLDPTARDAFRTALGSDDAEWRRGMGWAFAQAIGCLWYYVETNPVMSRTAHRTLSALLKAA; encoded by the coding sequence ATGCATGCGGGTCAACTGGACGTGACGGTCGAGCTGGTCGAGGGACTGATCCAGGAGCAGTTCCCGGACTGGAGCGGGCTCACGGTCCGGGCGGTGCCTTCGCACGGGACGGTCAACGCGCTGTTCCGGATCGGCGCCGACCTCGTGGCCCGGTTCCCGATCCTGCCCGGTGATGTCGCGAGAGTGCGCGCTGAGCTCGAGGACGAGGCCGATGCAGCGCGGCGGTTGCTGCGCATCTCGCCGTACCCGACGCCGGAGCCGATCGCTCTCGGTACGCCGGGCCTGGGCTATCCGCTGCCGTGGAGCATCTACAGCTGGATCGACGGGACGATCGCGTACGACGCCGACGTCGCCGGATCGACTGCGTTCGCCGACGACCTGGCGCGCTTCGTACTCGCGCTGCGTGCCGAGCCGACCGAGGGGCGGGTGTTCACGGGCTCCTGGCGTGGCGGCGTACTCACCTCGCAGGACGGGTCCGTCGCGGACGGGCTGGAGCGCAGTCGCGGCATGATCGACGTGGACGGACTCGCCCGGTTGTGGGCCGACCTGCGCACGACGCCGCGCACCGAGCCGGACGCGTGGACACACCGCGACCTCATGCCCGGCAACCTGCTGGCCGAGGAGGGCCGGCTCGCGGGCGTGATCGATGTCGGCACGTTCACGGTGTCCGACCCCGCGATGGATCTCCAGCCGGCCTGGAATCTCCTCGATCCGACCGCCCGCGACGCATTCCGCACCGCGCTCGGCAGCGACGACGCCGAATGGCGCCGCGGCATGGGTTGGGCGTTCGCGCAGGCGATCGGCTGTCTCTGGTACTACGTCGAAACCAACCCGGTCATGTCCCGCACCGCCCACCGCACCCTGTCTGCGCTACTCAAAGCCGCCTAG
- a CDS encoding class I SAM-dependent methyltransferase, producing MVDALFGVPRLVAVYDSLDAERGDLEHYVAMVGEFGARHVLDVGCGTGELACWLARVGVDVVGVDPAAASLEVARGKEFSERVRWLHGDATTLPPLQVDLAVMTGNVAQVFLTDEGWSATLDGVRAALKPDGRFVFETRDPARRAWEEWTREGTHQVQPVAEGGTVEVWTELVEVELPFVSFRATYVFSSDDAVLTSDSTLRFRERDEVEESLTAAGFVVDEVREAPDRPGKEWVFVTRRL from the coding sequence ATGGTTGATGCGTTGTTCGGGGTACCTCGGTTGGTGGCGGTTTATGACTCGCTGGATGCGGAGCGGGGGGATCTGGAGCATTACGTCGCGATGGTGGGGGAGTTCGGGGCTCGGCACGTGCTGGATGTCGGGTGTGGGACGGGGGAGCTGGCTTGCTGGCTGGCTCGGGTCGGGGTGGACGTGGTCGGAGTGGATCCGGCGGCGGCCTCGTTGGAGGTTGCTCGAGGCAAGGAGTTTTCCGAGCGGGTGCGGTGGCTCCACGGGGACGCGACGACGTTGCCGCCGTTGCAGGTGGATCTCGCGGTGATGACGGGGAACGTGGCGCAGGTGTTTCTGACCGACGAGGGGTGGTCGGCGACGCTGGACGGCGTACGTGCGGCGTTGAAGCCTGATGGGCGGTTCGTGTTCGAGACGCGGGATCCGGCGCGGCGGGCGTGGGAGGAGTGGACGCGGGAGGGCACGCATCAGGTGCAGCCGGTCGCGGAGGGCGGCACGGTGGAGGTCTGGACCGAGCTGGTCGAGGTGGAGTTGCCGTTCGTGTCGTTCCGGGCGACGTACGTCTTCTCGTCGGATGACGCCGTCCTCACGTCGGACTCGACGTTGCGGTTCCGGGAGCGGGATGAGGTCGAGGAGTCGCTGACGGCGGCCGGGTTTGTCGTTGACGAAGTACGGGAGGCTCCGGACCGGCCGGGCAAGGAGTGGGTGTTCGTGACTAGGCGGCTTTGA
- a CDS encoding ABC-2 family transporter protein yields MKLLRLVGVGFSMALRRSVAFRVNLVFDVLLAFTGLGTAVAAVLIVFTRADSLVGWSKAQFLILIGTYQLITGLRATFIDPNLSWFPETGIRNGKLDAYLLQPASSLFLASLSLSSPLALIQLVLGIGVLGWGIAAADQVPSVGGVVSWLVLVVAGLVVTWALSVLLACLAFWAPKLQLDVFFHSAWQLGRYPTDVFARPIRVALTYVFPMALIASIPSTALLRGPQTGALAGGVLAAITAAALAALAWKAGLRRYTGATS; encoded by the coding sequence GTGAAGCTGCTGCGGCTGGTGGGTGTGGGGTTCTCGATGGCGCTGCGGCGGAGTGTGGCGTTTCGGGTCAACCTGGTGTTCGACGTACTGCTGGCGTTCACCGGACTCGGTACGGCGGTGGCCGCGGTGCTGATCGTGTTCACGCGGGCGGACAGTCTGGTGGGGTGGTCGAAGGCGCAGTTCCTGATCTTGATCGGGACCTATCAGTTGATCACCGGGCTGCGCGCGACGTTCATCGATCCGAACCTGTCGTGGTTCCCGGAGACCGGGATCCGGAACGGGAAGCTCGACGCGTACTTGTTGCAGCCGGCGTCGAGTTTGTTCCTCGCCAGTCTGTCGCTGTCCTCGCCGCTCGCCTTGATCCAGCTCGTGCTGGGTATCGGCGTGCTGGGTTGGGGGATCGCGGCGGCGGACCAGGTGCCGAGCGTCGGCGGTGTGGTGAGTTGGCTGGTGCTTGTCGTCGCGGGGCTCGTGGTTACCTGGGCGTTGAGCGTGCTGCTGGCATGCCTGGCGTTCTGGGCACCGAAGCTGCAGCTGGACGTCTTCTTCCACTCCGCTTGGCAGTTGGGCCGGTATCCGACGGACGTCTTCGCGCGCCCGATCCGGGTCGCCCTCACCTATGTGTTCCCGATGGCCCTCATCGCATCGATCCCGTCGACAGCACTGCTGCGTGGCCCGCAGACAGGAGCACTGGCCGGCGGAGTGCTCGCGGCCATCACCGCGGCTGCACTCGCTGCCCTGGCGTGGAAAGCCGGGCTGCGCCGCTACACCGGCGCGACCTCGTGA
- a CDS encoding ABC-2 family transporter protein: MRTAVLLGFRLRQEVLEWSGAWWFLLTLVVQAVVAPLIGLFVWSAVYPDDPSIARYYVAVILVTLMTESFEQHTFSERIYDGTLSHELLRPQPVVIGVIGMNLAIRAWLTLLGAPIVLLTGIALRVGFDWSAVLRSTPYIVLAAVLVFLWTFLLALTAFWTDRVHAVVGFGSQLVFLFGGTAAPIGLLPETWRRIAEVLPFYAMSGLPAEIAAGNGRGSLGYQLIWVVVLVAVVTVVWRSGVRRYTAVGS, encoded by the coding sequence ATGAGGACCGCGGTACTACTCGGTTTCCGGCTCCGGCAGGAGGTGCTCGAGTGGTCGGGCGCGTGGTGGTTCCTGCTGACGCTCGTCGTGCAGGCGGTCGTGGCGCCGCTGATCGGGTTGTTCGTCTGGTCCGCGGTCTACCCGGATGATCCCTCGATCGCGCGGTACTACGTCGCGGTCATCCTGGTGACGTTGATGACCGAGTCGTTCGAGCAGCACACGTTCTCCGAGCGGATCTACGACGGGACGCTGAGCCACGAGCTGCTCCGCCCGCAACCGGTGGTGATCGGCGTGATCGGGATGAACCTCGCGATCCGCGCCTGGCTGACGTTGCTCGGGGCACCGATCGTGCTGCTGACCGGGATCGCGTTGCGGGTCGGCTTCGACTGGTCGGCGGTGCTCCGGAGTACGCCGTACATCGTGCTGGCCGCGGTGCTCGTGTTCCTGTGGACGTTCCTGCTGGCGTTGACCGCGTTCTGGACCGATCGCGTGCATGCGGTCGTGGGGTTCGGCAGTCAGTTGGTGTTCCTGTTCGGCGGTACGGCGGCGCCGATCGGACTGCTGCCGGAAACGTGGCGCCGGATCGCCGAGGTACTGCCCTTTTACGCGATGAGCGGCCTCCCCGCCGAGATCGCAGCCGGGAACGGGAGGGGCTCGCTTGGCTATCAACTGATCTGGGTGGTGGTGCTCGTGGCTGTGGTCACGGTCGTCTGGCGGTCCGGCGTACGGCGGTACACGGCGGTGGGATCGTGA
- a CDS encoding ABC transporter ATP-binding protein, translated as MTAVQVENLSMSYQAPVRKGGLRAALGSLVKREYKTVQALDQVSFTIAPGQVSGFIGPNGAGKTTTMKILSGILHPTSGQVRVLDTVPWHRRSAFLKRIAFVRGSQPVGGSQELTVLDSLEYQRLLYDVPRATFRSTLADLEALLDLEPLLERQLRALSLGERMRVGLGMALSYRPEVLFLDEPTIGLDVSAASQIREFVSEYVEQTGATVLLTSHYMADVASLCPRLILIDHGRVQYDGPLAELSARLSPYKLIRISTQGDPTAFGEVVEKADGQWVLRVPRDEVAGTTARLLQALEIVDLAVEEPPLEKVIDQAYREGLR; from the coding sequence ATGACTGCAGTCCAGGTCGAGAACCTCTCGATGTCCTACCAGGCCCCGGTCCGCAAGGGCGGCCTCCGTGCCGCGCTCGGCTCCCTGGTCAAACGCGAGTACAAAACCGTCCAAGCCCTCGATCAGGTCTCGTTCACGATCGCGCCGGGTCAGGTGTCCGGCTTCATCGGCCCGAACGGCGCCGGCAAGACCACGACGATGAAGATCCTCTCCGGGATCCTGCACCCGACCAGCGGCCAGGTCCGCGTCCTCGACACGGTCCCGTGGCACCGCCGCTCCGCATTCCTCAAGCGGATCGCGTTCGTGCGCGGCAGCCAGCCGGTCGGTGGATCGCAGGAGCTGACCGTGCTGGATTCCCTCGAGTACCAGCGCCTGCTGTACGACGTCCCGCGCGCCACGTTCCGCAGTACCCTCGCCGACCTCGAAGCCCTCCTCGACCTGGAACCCCTGCTGGAACGGCAACTCCGCGCGCTCAGCCTCGGCGAACGGATGCGGGTCGGCCTGGGGATGGCCCTCAGCTACCGCCCCGAGGTGCTGTTCCTCGACGAGCCGACGATCGGCCTGGACGTCAGCGCGGCGAGCCAGATCCGCGAGTTCGTCTCGGAGTACGTCGAACAAACCGGCGCGACCGTACTCCTGACCAGCCACTACATGGCCGACGTCGCCTCCCTGTGTCCGCGCCTGATCCTGATCGACCACGGCCGCGTCCAGTACGACGGCCCGCTCGCCGAACTGTCCGCCCGGCTCTCGCCGTACAAGTTGATCCGGATCTCGACGCAGGGCGATCCGACCGCGTTCGGCGAGGTGGTCGAGAAGGCGGACGGGCAGTGGGTACTGCGGGTGCCGCGGGACGAGGTCGCCGGTACGACGGCCCGCCTGCTACAGGCGCTGGAGATCGTCGACCTCGCGGTGGAGGAGCCGCCGTTGGAGAAGGTCATCGACCAGGCGTATCGCGAGGGGCTGCGATGA
- a CDS encoding helix-turn-helix transcriptional regulator: MRAERLLRLLLYLQTRGQTTVAQLAEALDISPRTIQRDLEVLSLAGVPIYSIRGRRGGWALLPDYRTRLTGLTPSEVMSVFVGATAHVLADLGLDASSELAVTKLIASLPEGTRREAEYARQRLLIDHAGWDDHRETPRWLDLCRRAVWEELRLAIIYGDGTEPFEVSPLGLVAKARTWYLVAARTDGRLRTYRLSRLTSAELTDRPFTRPPDFDLATYWAQSQREFQASRPSYPITLKVRDHAVRRFRPTTPMIPAPDGWWIIHTDLENHHEARAAVLAQAGAAVVLDPAELISSVHEAAQACADLHCPNAS; encoded by the coding sequence ATGCGCGCAGAACGGCTCCTCCGGCTCCTGCTGTACCTGCAGACCCGCGGCCAGACGACGGTCGCGCAACTCGCGGAGGCGCTCGACATCTCACCGCGCACGATCCAGCGCGATCTCGAGGTCCTCAGCCTGGCCGGCGTCCCGATCTACTCGATCCGCGGCCGCCGCGGCGGCTGGGCGCTCCTCCCCGACTACCGCACCCGGCTGACCGGTCTCACGCCGTCAGAGGTGATGTCGGTCTTCGTCGGCGCGACCGCCCACGTGCTCGCCGACCTCGGCCTGGACGCCTCCAGCGAGCTCGCCGTCACCAAGCTGATCGCGTCGCTTCCCGAGGGCACCCGCCGCGAGGCCGAGTACGCCCGCCAACGCCTCCTGATCGACCACGCCGGCTGGGACGACCACCGCGAAACCCCTCGCTGGCTGGACCTCTGCCGCCGAGCGGTGTGGGAAGAACTGCGCCTGGCGATCATCTATGGGGACGGCACCGAACCGTTCGAGGTCTCTCCCCTGGGGCTGGTCGCGAAGGCCCGCACCTGGTACCTGGTCGCCGCCCGGACCGACGGCCGCCTCCGCACCTACCGCCTCTCCCGCCTCACCTCGGCCGAGCTCACCGACCGCCCCTTCACCCGCCCACCCGACTTCGACCTGGCCACCTACTGGGCCCAATCCCAACGAGAGTTCCAGGCCTCCCGCCCCTCGTACCCCATCACCCTGAAAGTCCGGGACCACGCCGTACGCCGCTTCCGCCCCACAACCCCCATGATCCCGGCCCCCGACGGCTGGTGGATCATCCACACCGACCTGGAAAACCACCACGAAGCCCGCGCCGCAGTACTGGCCCAAGCCGGCGCCGCCGTAGTCCTGGACCCCGCAGAACTGATCTCCTCAGTCCACGAAGCCGCGCAGGCTTGCGCAGACCTGCACTGTCCGAATGCCTCCTGA
- a CDS encoding GNAT family N-acetyltransferase has translation MTMLGALPCVEGQVRVRTLEYGDAAAYALGSKDESVKRHGHLPISDYTEDIVREQIDGDIAAGLADGSLAVLAIADVGSDEFLGSIVLFNVRADRAEVGFWLAPWGRGRGAARDALAAAARLAARLGLTVLDARTSPDNQASQRTLLSAGYRQVGEPEAVTAPSGEVFTALKLERSVVEFGRNG, from the coding sequence ATGACGATGCTCGGCGCGCTGCCCTGTGTCGAAGGTCAGGTCCGGGTCCGCACTCTCGAGTACGGCGATGCTGCTGCCTACGCTCTGGGATCCAAAGACGAGTCGGTCAAGCGGCACGGGCACCTGCCGATCTCCGACTACACGGAGGACATCGTCCGGGAGCAGATCGACGGTGACATCGCGGCCGGGCTGGCGGACGGTTCCTTGGCTGTGCTCGCGATCGCCGACGTCGGCTCGGACGAATTCCTCGGCAGCATCGTCCTGTTCAACGTGCGGGCGGACCGGGCCGAGGTCGGTTTCTGGCTGGCTCCTTGGGGCCGGGGGAGGGGCGCGGCTCGGGACGCTCTTGCAGCGGCCGCGCGCCTTGCGGCTCGTCTGGGGCTGACCGTCCTGGACGCCAGGACCAGCCCTGACAACCAAGCCTCGCAACGGACCCTGCTCAGTGCCGGCTACCGTCAGGTGGGCGAGCCCGAGGCCGTGACTGCGCCGTCCGGAGAGGTGTTCACTGCCTTGAAGCTCGAGCGCTCGGTGGTCGAGTTCGGCCGCAACGGGTAG
- the ychF gene encoding redox-regulated ATPase YchF: MALTIGIVGLPNAGKSTLFNALTKNDVLAANYPFATIEPNVGVVGVPDARLGKLAELYDSAKVIPATVQFVDIAGIVRGASEGEGLGNKFLSHIRESDAICQVTRVFRDDDVTHVDGKVSPSDDISTIQTELILADLQTVEKAIPRLEKEARLKKESVAVLDAVREAQKHLEAGTPIIATDVDRDAIRELMLMTAKPYLYVFNCDADELADDELKQQMRDLVAPAEAIFLDAKFEAELVELGDEDEAREMLSEMGIDEPGLDVLARVGFDTLGLQTYLTAGPKESRAWTIKRGATAPEAAGVIHTDFQRGFIKAEIVSYDDLMTAGSMTAARSAGKVRMEGKDYIMQDGDVVEFRFNV, from the coding sequence GTGGCACTCACCATTGGAATCGTCGGGCTCCCCAACGCGGGCAAGTCCACCCTGTTCAACGCGCTGACCAAGAACGACGTACTCGCCGCGAACTACCCGTTCGCGACCATCGAGCCGAACGTCGGGGTCGTCGGCGTACCGGATGCGCGGCTGGGCAAGCTGGCCGAGCTGTACGACTCCGCGAAGGTGATCCCGGCCACCGTCCAGTTCGTCGACATCGCCGGCATCGTCCGCGGTGCGTCGGAGGGTGAGGGGCTGGGCAACAAGTTCCTCAGCCACATCCGCGAGTCGGACGCGATCTGCCAGGTCACCCGGGTGTTCCGCGACGACGACGTCACCCACGTCGACGGCAAGGTCTCGCCGTCCGACGACATCTCCACCATCCAGACCGAGCTGATCCTGGCCGACCTGCAGACCGTCGAGAAGGCGATCCCGCGGCTGGAGAAGGAAGCCCGGCTGAAGAAGGAGTCGGTCGCCGTCCTGGACGCGGTCCGGGAAGCGCAGAAGCACCTCGAGGCCGGTACGCCGATCATCGCGACCGACGTGGACCGCGACGCGATCCGCGAGCTGATGCTGATGACGGCCAAGCCGTACCTGTACGTCTTCAACTGCGACGCCGACGAGCTCGCCGACGACGAGCTGAAGCAGCAGATGCGGGACCTGGTCGCGCCGGCCGAGGCGATCTTCCTGGACGCGAAGTTCGAGGCCGAGCTGGTCGAGCTCGGCGACGAGGACGAGGCCCGCGAGATGCTGTCCGAGATGGGCATCGACGAGCCCGGCCTCGACGTCCTCGCGCGCGTCGGCTTCGACACCCTCGGCCTGCAGACGTACCTCACCGCCGGCCCGAAGGAATCCCGGGCCTGGACGATCAAACGCGGCGCCACCGCGCCCGAAGCCGCCGGCGTCATCCACACCGACTTCCAGCGCGGCTTCATCAAGGCCGAGATCGTCTCGTACGACGACCTCATGACCGCCGGCTCGATGACCGCCGCCCGCAGCGCCGGCAAGGTCCGGATGGAAGGCAAGGACTACATCATGCAGGACGGCGACGTCGTCGAGTTCCGCTTCAACGTCTGA
- a CDS encoding GNAT family N-acetyltransferase — MDPKVVYETDRLLVRDWVDTDGDRVFDIYRRWEVSRWLGAEPRVMPDRGAATKVIERWNERNRDTTYGVWAVEERLTGTVAGTVLLVPLPEPSDGSAGRGEVEVGWHFHPDAWGRGLATESARGAIEHGFKAGVGEIYAVVRPDNVASLAVCGRLGMRPLGRMDRWYGAALEAFVL; from the coding sequence ATGGATCCGAAGGTGGTGTACGAGACGGACCGGCTGCTGGTGCGTGACTGGGTGGACACGGACGGGGATCGGGTCTTCGACATCTACCGGCGCTGGGAGGTCTCGCGCTGGCTGGGCGCCGAGCCGCGGGTGATGCCGGACCGCGGTGCGGCCACGAAGGTGATCGAGCGCTGGAACGAGCGCAACCGCGACACGACGTACGGCGTCTGGGCGGTGGAGGAACGCTTGACCGGGACGGTGGCGGGCACGGTGCTGCTGGTGCCCTTGCCCGAGCCGTCGGACGGCAGCGCGGGACGAGGCGAGGTCGAGGTCGGCTGGCATTTCCACCCGGACGCGTGGGGCCGTGGGCTGGCGACCGAGTCGGCGCGGGGCGCGATCGAGCACGGGTTCAAGGCCGGCGTCGGTGAGATCTACGCGGTCGTCCGCCCGGACAACGTCGCCTCGCTGGCCGTCTGCGGACGGCTGGGCATGCGTCCCCTCGGCCGGATGGACCGCTGGTACGGCGCCGCACTGGAGGCGTTCGTCCTCTGA
- a CDS encoding DUF817 domain-containing protein, producing the protein MTTWTERTSLPSRFVFACVQFLRFGCLEVVSCLFPAFLFAALAISKYVDLPIARYDALLIYCIGLTLLFWVVRLETWREVAVIFGFHLVGLGLELFKVSVGSWQYPGDAVTKFAGVPLFAGFMYAAVGSYLCQAWRRFDLRVSNYRPVLTTVFAVLIYANFFTHQWLPDLRIPIALGLLVMLRRTWVFFTVGVRRYRMPLAVSFALIGFFLWIAENAGTFLDAWNYPDQVNVWHLVHPAKFGAWSLLVSMSFVLVASVKSLEGRLYHRGTTATVEIAPQHHGANHADG; encoded by the coding sequence GTGACCACCTGGACAGAACGCACCAGCCTGCCCTCACGCTTCGTGTTCGCCTGCGTGCAATTCCTGCGCTTCGGCTGCCTGGAGGTGGTGTCCTGCCTGTTCCCGGCGTTCCTGTTCGCCGCTCTGGCGATCTCGAAGTACGTCGACCTGCCGATCGCCCGGTACGACGCCTTGCTGATCTACTGCATCGGCCTGACGTTGCTGTTCTGGGTGGTGCGCCTGGAGACGTGGCGCGAGGTGGCGGTGATCTTCGGGTTCCATCTGGTCGGACTCGGGCTGGAACTGTTCAAGGTGAGCGTCGGCTCGTGGCAGTACCCGGGCGACGCGGTGACGAAGTTCGCCGGCGTACCGCTGTTCGCCGGGTTCATGTACGCCGCGGTCGGCAGCTACCTGTGTCAGGCGTGGCGGCGCTTCGATCTCCGCGTCAGCAACTACCGCCCGGTGCTGACCACGGTCTTCGCGGTGCTGATCTATGCGAACTTCTTCACCCATCAATGGCTGCCCGACCTGCGCATCCCGATCGCGCTCGGTCTGCTCGTCATGCTCCGGCGGACCTGGGTTTTCTTCACCGTCGGCGTCCGGCGCTATCGGATGCCGCTGGCGGTGTCGTTCGCGCTGATCGGATTCTTCTTGTGGATCGCGGAGAACGCCGGCACGTTCCTGGACGCGTGGAACTACCCGGACCAGGTGAACGTGTGGCATCTCGTGCACCCGGCGAAGTTCGGAGCATGGTCGTTGCTGGTCAGCATGAGCTTCGTGCTGGTGGCGAGTGTGAAGTCGCTCGAGGGCCGGCTGTACCACCGAGGCACGACCGCAACAGTCGAGATCGCACCGCAACATCACGGTGCCAACCATGCTGACGGGTAA
- a CDS encoding polysaccharide deacetylase family protein translates to MSRKFAAFVATGVALAVVVGSLLVLALGHQRQPEPTAATTKASTSPTTPSPTPTDTPTLNAPPSTPRKPAPDPTAAFATGNKKVLFFSFDDGPDPFWTPKVLQVLAKYGAHATFFELGAMQTAHPGLREQVLAAGNTIGSHSITHPQLTAITPARRHHEIFDGPQSTCFRPPYGASNPKVRADIKAAGMVQVLWDVDPRDWARPGTNAIVHNIMTHAHNHNIILMHDGGGNRAQTVAALDKVLPLLKAQGYSFPAMDC, encoded by the coding sequence ATGTCGCGAAAGTTCGCCGCCTTCGTCGCGACCGGTGTGGCGCTGGCCGTCGTCGTCGGATCGCTGCTGGTCCTGGCCCTCGGCCACCAACGGCAGCCGGAACCGACCGCGGCCACCACGAAAGCCTCGACGAGCCCGACGACACCGTCGCCGACACCGACCGACACACCGACGCTGAACGCACCGCCGTCGACACCGCGCAAGCCGGCGCCGGACCCGACAGCAGCGTTTGCCACAGGCAACAAAAAGGTGCTGTTCTTCAGCTTCGACGACGGACCGGACCCGTTCTGGACGCCGAAGGTGCTGCAGGTGCTGGCCAAGTACGGCGCGCACGCGACGTTCTTCGAGCTCGGCGCGATGCAGACCGCGCACCCGGGCCTGCGCGAGCAGGTGCTTGCCGCCGGCAACACGATCGGCAGCCACTCGATCACGCACCCGCAGCTGACCGCGATCACGCCGGCCCGGCGGCACCACGAGATCTTCGACGGACCGCAGTCGACCTGCTTCCGGCCGCCGTACGGCGCCTCGAACCCGAAGGTCCGCGCCGACATCAAGGCGGCCGGCATGGTGCAGGTCCTGTGGGACGTCGACCCGCGCGACTGGGCCCGCCCCGGGACGAACGCGATCGTGCACAACATCATGACCCACGCGCACAACCACAACATCATCCTGATGCACGACGGCGGCGGCAACCGCGCCCAGACCGTCGCCGCGCTCGACAAGGTCCTCCCGTTGCTGAAGGCCCAGGGCTACTCGTTCCCAGCCATGGACTGCTGA